Proteins co-encoded in one Chitinophagales bacterium genomic window:
- a CDS encoding NRDE family protein — protein sequence MCLIIFAYKVHPKYPLIISANRDEFYERPTAKAHWWESHPNLLAGKDLKGGGTWLGVSKSGRFAALTNYRDLQHIRTDAPTRGALVTDFLVNDDVSAMEYLHSIPNDEAYNGYNLLLYENEKLFWHSNVSGESRQLKAGIYGVSNALLDTPWPKVENGKAFLKDLLTQNSDIFEVEKAFDYLKNTNKPNDKELPDTGVGIELERLLSPLYIQSPKYGTRCSTVVLVDVEGRIRFEERVYGEEGEGEVFEVLIVTFCCDNKKATEKAYV from the coding sequence ATGTGCCTAATCATTTTTGCTTACAAAGTACATCCAAAATATCCACTTATCATTTCTGCCAACCGTGATGAGTTTTATGAGCGTCCGACTGCCAAAGCTCATTGGTGGGAATCACATCCCAATCTATTGGCAGGCAAAGACTTGAAAGGTGGAGGAACATGGTTGGGGGTATCGAAGTCAGGTAGATTTGCGGCATTGACCAATTACCGAGACCTACAACATATCCGAACCGATGCGCCGACTCGTGGTGCTTTGGTGACAGATTTTTTGGTAAACGACGATGTATCTGCAATGGAATACCTTCATTCTATACCGAACGATGAAGCCTACAATGGCTATAATTTGCTGTTGTACGAAAACGAAAAACTTTTTTGGCACTCCAATGTCAGTGGTGAAAGTCGACAATTGAAGGCAGGGATTTATGGGGTCAGCAATGCCTTGTTGGATACACCCTGGCCCAAAGTGGAGAACGGCAAAGCTTTTTTGAAGGATTTATTGACACAAAATTCTGATATCTTTGAAGTAGAAAAAGCGTTTGACTATCTAAAAAATACAAACAAACCAAACGATAAGGAACTGCCCGATACAGGCGTTGGAATCGAATTGGAACGCTTATTATCTCCTTTGTATATCCAAAGTCCAAAGTACGGAACTCGATGTTCCACAGTGGTTTTGGTGGATGTAGAGGGGCGTATTCGATTTGAAGAGAGGGTGTATGGAGAAGAAGGTGAGGGGGAGGTTTTTGAAGTTCTGATTGTAACGTTTTGCTGTGATAATAAAAAAGCCACTGAAAAAGCTTATGTTTAA
- a CDS encoding bifunctional nuclease family protein, giving the protein MKKIELNIVALANSESNHGNFAIILEASNDLRRLPIIIGPFEAQAIASSLQQRQPSRPMTHDLFKNTLDAAGVRLTEVFISKMESGVFHATLIGRKSDESVLEIDARSSDAIAMAVRFACPIFTTEAILQEAGIELEIADSISSNKEKELSDYSIAELNQILEEVLENEDYEMAAKIKEAIDSKK; this is encoded by the coding sequence ATGAAAAAAATTGAACTAAATATCGTTGCTTTAGCAAATAGTGAATCCAATCATGGCAATTTTGCCATTATTTTGGAAGCATCGAATGATTTACGACGTTTACCCATCATCATTGGGCCTTTTGAAGCACAGGCTATTGCGTCTTCGCTCCAACAAAGACAACCGAGCCGACCGATGACACATGACTTGTTCAAAAATACGCTTGATGCTGCGGGGGTGAGGTTAACCGAAGTTTTTATTTCTAAAATGGAAAGCGGAGTGTTCCACGCTACTTTGATAGGTAGAAAATCGGATGAAAGTGTCTTAGAGATTGATGCACGATCTTCAGATGCTATTGCGATGGCAGTGCGTTTTGCCTGTCCAATTTTCACTACTGAAGCCATCCTACAAGAAGCGGGCATAGAATTGGAAATTGCAGACAGCATTTCTTCTAATAAAGAAAAAGAGCTGTCCGACTACTCAATTGCAGAACTGAATCAAATACTTGAAGAGGTCTTAGAAAACGAGGATTATGAAATGGCGGCGAAAATTAAGGAGGCGATTGATAGCAAAAAATAA
- a CDS encoding DUF4419 domain-containing protein, producing the protein MKIHSVATIIFFLTLLLQLPISAQTTFEVCDVELAEELLPERSYHEIMKARMVENRNILSKEDRFKQDLNRELLAFPQRSESLITSYNHPFAAAIQLAYAQHRPLTFSPDMVWMLICQGFAKHVDLNSEALRHHFVRHEGKKNINIKRNYLMANSVGYWENILAEFSDSIRNHVGTKMHDLATNHFSTTSSIETTAFEVTLMDAMSSYFDYSVGITCGIPSVTLEGTVEDWEKVERDFEQLAEYDLEWWVNDLMPILHQFTQAAKGEVDKEFWGKIYDYRHFERGMCGSPNGSITGWMVKFFPYLNDDSKNSLIGMDLGKYSEQISNQKEYQSGQVVLELSDFPQGLSKADFVLNNNGDKSKMEFLAGFVGIGQDAVTKTLRPEINWGVVDSGREPTSEELSDKSRNK; encoded by the coding sequence ATGAAAATTCACTCCGTTGCTACCATCATTTTTTTTCTCACTTTGCTCCTTCAATTGCCGATTTCGGCGCAAACTACCTTTGAAGTGTGTGATGTGGAATTGGCAGAAGAATTGTTGCCTGAAAGAAGCTATCATGAAATCATGAAAGCTCGAATGGTGGAAAACAGGAATATCCTAAGTAAAGAGGACCGCTTCAAACAAGACTTAAATCGTGAATTGTTGGCGTTTCCACAGAGAAGTGAGTCCTTGATAACCAGCTACAACCATCCCTTTGCGGCAGCTATACAGTTGGCGTATGCCCAACACCGTCCATTGACTTTTTCACCCGATATGGTTTGGATGTTGATTTGTCAAGGTTTTGCTAAGCATGTGGATTTGAATAGCGAAGCATTGCGGCACCATTTTGTGAGGCACGAAGGCAAGAAAAACATCAACATAAAACGTAACTACTTGATGGCAAATAGTGTGGGTTATTGGGAAAACATTTTGGCGGAGTTCAGCGATTCTATCCGAAACCATGTAGGTACCAAAATGCATGACTTGGCTACCAATCACTTTTCGACGACGAGTTCAATTGAAACAACTGCTTTTGAAGTCACCTTGATGGATGCTATGAGCAGCTATTTCGATTACAGTGTGGGCATTACCTGCGGTATTCCTTCGGTGACTTTGGAGGGCACGGTAGAAGATTGGGAAAAGGTGGAACGGGATTTTGAGCAATTGGCGGAATATGATTTGGAGTGGTGGGTCAATGATTTGATGCCTATTTTACACCAATTCACCCAAGCTGCAAAAGGGGAAGTGGACAAAGAATTTTGGGGTAAAATATACGACTACCGACATTTTGAGAGGGGGATGTGCGGTAGTCCAAATGGTTCTATAACAGGTTGGATGGTGAAGTTTTTCCCTTACTTGAATGATGATAGCAAAAACTCCTTGATAGGAATGGATTTGGGAAAATACAGTGAGCAAATCTCCAATCAGAAAGAATATCAATCTGGTCAAGTGGTATTGGAATTGTCTGATTTTCCGCAAGGACTCTCCAAAGCTGATTTTGTATTGAACAACAATGGAGACAAAAGCAAAATGGAATTTTTGGCGGGTTTTGTGGGGATTGGTCAAGATGCGGTAACCAAGACCCTTCGACCCGAAATCAATTGGGGTGTGGTAGATAGTGGTCGAGAACCGACATCGGAGGAATTGTCAGATAAGAGTAGGAATAAGTAA